A genomic window from Pseudonocardia broussonetiae includes:
- a CDS encoding phosphatidylserine decarboxylase has translation MSDPAVPSGFSPRHVAGLVREAIPPMHPGGRPIVAAVALAAGLVRALSGRGTATGLLATAATAAFFRNPHRVPPPRTGVVLAPADGTVATVSEVPPPPELGLPVDVPVPRVSVFLSVLDVHTQRVPLDGRVVAVEYSPGVFLSADLDKASEDNERNSVLLETAGGARVGVVQIAGLLARRIVCDLAPGDEVAAGETFGLIRFGSRVDTYLPPGSRVEVAVGQRTVGGETVLAALPPVG, from the coding sequence ATGTCCGATCCCGCCGTCCCGTCCGGCTTCTCCCCGCGCCACGTCGCCGGGCTCGTGCGGGAGGCGATCCCGCCGATGCACCCCGGCGGCCGCCCGATCGTCGCGGCCGTCGCGCTGGCGGCCGGGCTCGTCCGCGCGCTGTCCGGCCGCGGCACCGCCACCGGGCTCCTGGCCACCGCGGCCACCGCGGCGTTCTTCCGCAACCCGCACCGCGTGCCGCCTCCGCGCACCGGGGTCGTGCTCGCCCCCGCCGACGGCACCGTCGCCACCGTGTCCGAGGTGCCGCCCCCGCCCGAGCTGGGCCTGCCGGTCGACGTGCCGGTGCCGCGCGTCAGCGTCTTCCTCTCCGTCCTCGACGTGCACACGCAGCGCGTGCCGCTCGACGGCCGCGTCGTCGCCGTCGAGTACTCGCCGGGCGTGTTCCTCTCCGCCGACCTCGACAAGGCCAGCGAGGACAACGAGCGCAACTCCGTGCTGCTGGAGACCGCCGGCGGGGCGCGCGTCGGCGTCGTCCAGATCGCCGGGCTGCTGGCCCGCCGGATCGTCTGCGACCTGGCGCCCGGCGACGAGGTCGCCGCGGGCGAGACCTTCGGGCTCATCCGCTTCGGCTCGCGCGTCGACACCTACCTCCCGCCCGGCAGCCGCGTGGAGGTGGCGGTCGGGCAGCGGACCGTCGGCGGCGAGACGGTGCTCGCGGCCCTGCCGCCGGTGGGCTGA
- a CDS encoding helix-turn-helix transcriptional regulator, giving the protein MRADRLLSLLLLLRHRGRMSAAALARELECSTRTVLRDVEALSAAGVPVYAERGRTGGFALLPGYSTDLTGLTHDEARALLVAGSRAPSPALASAMRKVVAALPDAQRDTATRAAGRVLLSPDRMLRTGTDAPPVLRTVQEAVFASRRLRIRYAASGQEARSRTVDPVGLVDAGGQWYLLATHDGAERTYRLSRMEHAEVLDEAAAPVGDVDLEELWERRRSAFRASLPRYAVRVRVRPDRRDGLLRTSATLDAERAVGDRLELDLRFGDPGHALVTVWAVGADAEVLDPPELRAALAERAAATAAVYAGT; this is encoded by the coding sequence GTGCGCGCCGACCGCCTCCTGTCCCTGCTCCTGCTGCTGCGCCACCGCGGGCGGATGTCGGCGGCGGCGCTCGCCCGCGAGCTGGAGTGCTCGACGCGCACGGTGCTGCGCGACGTCGAGGCGCTGTCGGCCGCGGGCGTGCCGGTGTACGCCGAGCGCGGCCGGACCGGCGGGTTCGCGCTGCTGCCCGGCTACTCGACCGACCTCACCGGTCTGACGCACGACGAGGCGCGGGCGCTGCTGGTGGCCGGGTCGCGCGCGCCGTCCCCGGCGCTGGCGTCGGCGATGCGCAAGGTCGTCGCGGCCCTGCCGGACGCCCAGCGCGACACCGCGACCCGTGCGGCCGGCCGGGTGCTGCTCAGCCCCGACCGGATGCTGCGCACCGGCACCGACGCGCCGCCGGTGCTGCGCACGGTGCAGGAGGCGGTGTTCGCCTCGCGGCGGCTGCGCATCCGGTACGCCGCGTCCGGGCAGGAGGCGCGGTCGCGGACCGTCGATCCCGTCGGGCTCGTCGACGCGGGCGGGCAGTGGTACCTGCTCGCCACGCACGACGGCGCCGAGCGCACCTACCGGCTGTCGCGGATGGAGCACGCCGAGGTGCTCGACGAGGCCGCGGCGCCCGTCGGCGACGTCGACCTGGAGGAGCTGTGGGAGCGGCGGCGCTCCGCGTTCCGGGCGTCCCTGCCCCGGTACGCCGTGCGGGTCCGCGTCCGGCCCGACCGCCGCGACGGCCTGCTGCGCACCTCCGCGACGCTCGACGCCGAGCGCGCGGTCGGCGACCGGCTGGAGCTCGACCTGCGCTTCGGCGACCCGGGCCACGCGCTCGTGACGGTCTGGGCGGTGGGGGCCGACGCGGAGGTGCTCGACCCGCCCGAGCTGCGGGCGGCGCTGGCCGAGCGGGCGGCGGCGACGGCGGCGGTCTACGCCGGGACCTGA
- a CDS encoding low temperature requirement protein A — MATPRRARLEARNGQNSVTTLELFFDLVFVFALTQVTDLMADEPTGTGLFRGALILTVLWWSWVGYSWLSNVVKADEGVIRVAMFVAMGGVFVAAITIPESFDDLPGGLSGPVVFAACYFFVRAMHILMFWLVSAGDPVLRRQVLRFVPSMAAGTVLLLAASQASGALQTWLWVGAILGDYLGTMLAGTGWRLASAAHFAERHGLIIIVALGESIVATGIGIAQKPISWPIIAASMLALAVSAALWWAYFDVTAIITERALHAAEGVRQIQLARGGYSFLHLPMVIGIIMMSLGLKKALGHVAGDEDYTLSDPLYGLPLVALFGGTALFLLAHVAFTRLVAGVLKWERVAVAGVLVALVPPASMMPAIGSLAILAAVLVVMLAYETRRYAEQRHEIRHAEGH; from the coding sequence ATGGCGACACCGCGGCGGGCCCGGCTCGAGGCCCGGAACGGCCAGAACAGCGTCACCACGCTGGAGCTCTTCTTCGACCTGGTCTTCGTCTTCGCGCTCACGCAGGTCACCGACCTGATGGCCGACGAGCCGACCGGCACCGGCCTGTTCCGCGGCGCGCTCATCCTCACCGTGCTGTGGTGGTCGTGGGTCGGCTACTCGTGGCTGAGCAACGTGGTGAAGGCCGACGAGGGCGTCATCCGGGTCGCGATGTTCGTCGCGATGGGCGGGGTGTTCGTCGCCGCGATCACCATCCCGGAGTCGTTCGACGACCTGCCGGGCGGCCTGTCGGGGCCGGTCGTGTTCGCGGCCTGCTACTTCTTCGTGCGGGCCATGCACATCCTGATGTTCTGGCTGGTCAGCGCGGGCGACCCGGTCCTGCGCCGGCAGGTCCTGCGGTTCGTGCCGTCCATGGCCGCCGGCACGGTGCTGCTGCTCGCGGCGTCGCAGGCGTCCGGTGCGCTGCAGACCTGGCTGTGGGTCGGCGCGATCCTCGGTGACTACCTCGGCACGATGCTCGCGGGCACCGGCTGGCGCCTCGCGTCGGCGGCGCACTTCGCCGAGCGCCACGGCCTGATCATCATCGTGGCGCTCGGCGAGTCGATCGTCGCCACCGGCATCGGCATCGCGCAGAAGCCGATCAGCTGGCCGATCATCGCCGCGTCGATGCTGGCCCTGGCCGTCTCCGCCGCGCTGTGGTGGGCCTACTTCGACGTCACCGCGATCATCACCGAGCGCGCGCTGCACGCCGCCGAGGGCGTCCGGCAGATCCAGCTCGCCCGCGGCGGCTACTCGTTCCTGCACCTGCCGATGGTCATCGGGATCATCATGATGTCGCTCGGGCTCAAGAAGGCGCTAGGCCACGTCGCGGGCGACGAGGACTACACCCTCAGCGACCCGCTCTACGGCCTCCCGCTCGTCGCCCTCTTCGGCGGCACGGCGCTGTTCCTGCTCGCCCACGTCGCGTTCACCCGCCTGGTCGCGGGCGTGCTGAAGTGGGAGCGCGTGGCCGTGGCGGGCGTGCTCGTGGCGCTCGTCCCGCCGGCGTCGATGATGCCGGCGATCGGGTCGCTGGCGATCCTGGCCGCGGTCCTCGTGGTGATGCTGGCCTACGAGACGCGCCGGTACGCCGAGCAGCGCCACGAGATCCGCCACGCCGAGGGGCACTGA
- the groL gene encoding chaperonin GroEL (60 kDa chaperone family; promotes refolding of misfolded polypeptides especially under stressful conditions; forms two stacked rings of heptamers to form a barrel-shaped 14mer; ends can be capped by GroES; misfolded proteins enter the barrel where they are refolded when GroES binds), whose protein sequence is MAKMIAFDEEARRGLERGMNTLADAVKVTLGPRGRNVVLEKKWGAPTITNDGVSIAKEIELEDPWEKIGAELVKEVAKKTDDIAGDGTTTATVLAQALVREGLRNVAAGANPMALKRGIEKAVEAVSQQLLKTAKEVETKEQIAATASISAADTTIGELIAEAMDKVGKEGVITVEESQTFGLELELTEGMRFDKGYISPYFVTDAERMEAELEDPYILLVSSKISTVKDLLPLLEKVMQGGKPLAIIAEDVEGEALATLVVNKIRGTFKSVAVKAPGFGDRREAMLADIAILTGGEVISEKVGLKLENADLSLLGTARKVVVSKDETTIVDGAGDADQIAGRVSQIRNEIDKTDSDYDREKLQERLAKLAGGVAVIKAGAATEVELKERKHRIEDAVRNAKAAVEEGIVAGGGVALIQAGAGLFEGLGLDGDEATGANIVKVALEAPLKQIAINAGLEGGVVAEKVRGLPAGEGLDAATGEYKDLIKAGIIDPAKVTRSALQNAASIAALFLTTEAVIADKPEKNAAPGGDPTGGMGGMGGMDF, encoded by the coding sequence ATGGCGAAGATGATCGCTTTCGACGAGGAGGCGCGCCGCGGGCTCGAGCGCGGCATGAACACCCTCGCCGACGCTGTCAAGGTGACGCTCGGCCCGCGTGGCCGCAACGTCGTCCTGGAGAAGAAGTGGGGCGCGCCCACCATCACCAACGATGGTGTGTCGATCGCCAAGGAGATCGAGCTCGAGGACCCCTGGGAGAAGATCGGGGCCGAGCTCGTCAAGGAAGTTGCGAAGAAGACCGACGACATCGCGGGTGACGGCACCACCACCGCCACCGTGCTGGCGCAGGCGCTCGTCCGCGAGGGTCTCCGCAACGTCGCCGCCGGCGCCAACCCGATGGCCCTCAAGCGCGGCATCGAGAAGGCCGTCGAGGCCGTCTCGCAGCAGCTGCTGAAGACCGCCAAGGAGGTCGAGACCAAGGAGCAGATCGCCGCCACGGCGTCCATCTCCGCGGCCGACACCACCATCGGCGAGCTCATCGCCGAGGCGATGGACAAGGTCGGCAAGGAAGGCGTCATCACGGTCGAGGAGAGCCAGACCTTCGGTCTGGAGCTCGAGCTCACCGAGGGCATGCGGTTCGACAAGGGCTACATCTCGCCCTACTTCGTCACCGACGCCGAGCGCATGGAGGCCGAGCTGGAGGACCCCTACATCCTCCTGGTCTCCTCCAAGATCTCGACCGTGAAGGACCTGCTCCCGCTGCTGGAGAAGGTCATGCAGGGCGGCAAGCCGCTCGCGATCATCGCCGAGGACGTCGAGGGCGAGGCCCTGGCCACGCTCGTCGTCAACAAGATCCGCGGCACCTTCAAGTCCGTCGCCGTCAAGGCGCCGGGCTTCGGCGACCGCCGTGAGGCCATGCTGGCCGACATCGCCATCCTCACCGGTGGCGAGGTCATCTCGGAGAAGGTCGGCCTCAAGCTGGAGAACGCCGACCTGTCGCTCCTGGGCACCGCCCGCAAGGTCGTCGTGTCCAAGGACGAGACCACCATCGTCGACGGGGCCGGCGACGCCGACCAGATCGCCGGCCGGGTCTCGCAGATCCGCAACGAGATCGACAAGACCGACTCGGACTACGACCGCGAGAAGCTGCAGGAGCGCCTGGCCAAGCTGGCCGGCGGTGTTGCGGTCATCAAGGCCGGAGCCGCGACCGAGGTCGAGCTCAAGGAGCGCAAGCACCGCATCGAGGACGCCGTCCGCAACGCGAAGGCGGCCGTCGAGGAGGGCATCGTCGCCGGTGGCGGCGTGGCGCTCATCCAGGCCGGTGCGGGCCTGTTCGAGGGTCTCGGTCTCGACGGTGACGAGGCCACCGGTGCGAACATCGTCAAGGTCGCGCTGGAGGCTCCGCTCAAGCAGATCGCCATCAACGCCGGCCTCGAGGGCGGCGTCGTCGCGGAGAAGGTGCGCGGGCTCCCGGCCGGCGAGGGCCTCGACGCGGCCACCGGTGAGTACAAGGACCTGATCAAGGCCGGGATCATCGACCCCGCCAAGGTCACCCGCTCGGCGCTGCAGAACGCGGCCTCGATCGCGGCCCTGTTCCTCACCACCGAGGCGGTCATCGCCGACAAGCCGGAGAAGAACGCCGCGCCCGGTGGCGACCCCACCGGTGGCATGGGCGGCATGGGCGGCATGGACTTCTGA
- the glp gene encoding gephyrin-like molybdotransferase Glp: protein MTRTVEQHRAVVAALVPAQPVEVVPLAQARGRVLAEDLVAGVSLPSFVNSAMDGYAVRAAELAGAAEDAPVVLPVATDIPAGRTDVPPLEPGTVARIMTGAPLPEGADAVVPVERTDGGTERVALRHAPEVGAHVRGIGEDVEEGRVVVDAGTVLQAAQIGVAAAVGLAEVPVRRRPVVLVLSTGSELVAPGTPLRPGQIYESNGPMLAAAVEEAGGVARLLRFVPDDVEEFLERLREQVEGVDLLVTSGGVSAGAYEVVKDAFTGRGVEFVKVGMQPGGPQGAGRVDALGGVAVVTLPGNPVSSQVSFEVFLRPALRAAMGHPHPERPVVTATLGERWTSPSGRRQFRRGALDAVRGTVSEVGNPASHLLAALARAECLVSVPAEATELEEGTPVEVWLLEG, encoded by the coding sequence GTGACCCGCACCGTGGAGCAGCACCGGGCCGTCGTGGCGGCCCTCGTCCCCGCCCAGCCCGTGGAGGTCGTGCCGCTGGCGCAGGCCCGGGGGCGGGTGCTCGCGGAGGACCTCGTCGCGGGGGTCTCCCTGCCCTCGTTCGTGAACTCGGCGATGGACGGCTACGCCGTGCGGGCCGCCGAGCTCGCCGGTGCGGCGGAGGACGCGCCCGTCGTGCTGCCGGTGGCGACCGACATCCCCGCCGGGCGCACCGACGTGCCCCCGCTCGAGCCCGGCACCGTCGCCCGGATCATGACCGGCGCGCCGCTGCCCGAGGGCGCCGACGCCGTGGTGCCGGTCGAGCGCACCGACGGCGGCACCGAGCGCGTCGCGCTGCGGCACGCGCCGGAGGTCGGCGCGCACGTGCGGGGGATCGGCGAGGACGTCGAGGAGGGGCGGGTCGTCGTCGACGCGGGCACGGTCCTGCAGGCCGCCCAGATCGGCGTCGCCGCCGCCGTCGGGCTGGCCGAGGTGCCGGTGCGCCGCCGCCCCGTCGTCCTCGTGCTCTCCACCGGCTCCGAGCTCGTCGCGCCGGGGACGCCGCTGCGGCCCGGTCAGATCTACGAGTCGAACGGCCCGATGCTCGCCGCGGCCGTCGAGGAGGCCGGCGGGGTGGCGCGGCTGCTGCGGTTCGTGCCCGACGACGTCGAGGAGTTCCTGGAGCGGCTCCGCGAGCAGGTCGAGGGCGTCGACCTCCTCGTCACCTCGGGCGGGGTCAGCGCCGGGGCCTACGAGGTCGTCAAGGACGCGTTCACCGGGCGCGGCGTCGAGTTCGTCAAGGTCGGGATGCAGCCGGGCGGGCCGCAGGGGGCCGGGCGGGTCGACGCGCTCGGCGGCGTCGCGGTCGTGACGCTGCCCGGCAACCCGGTGAGTTCCCAGGTGTCGTTCGAGGTGTTCCTGCGCCCGGCGCTGCGGGCGGCGATGGGGCACCCGCACCCCGAGCGGCCGGTCGTGACCGCCACGCTCGGTGAGCGGTGGACCTCACCGTCGGGGCGCCGGCAGTTCCGTCGGGGCGCCCTCGACGCCGTCCGCGGGACGGTCTCGGAGGTCGGCAACCCGGCCTCGCACCTCCTCGCCGCGCTCGCCAGGGCCGAGTGCCTGGTGTCCGTTCCGGCCGAGGCGACCGAGCTCGAGGAGGGCACTCCGGTCGAGGTGTGGTTGCTCGAGGGGTGA
- a CDS encoding ABC transporter substrate-binding protein has translation MIAARRAGRSALIAGVLTSTLVLAACGSTADTSGGTEGAGGVATDFGVTDTTITLGIMGDTSGVFKNLGAGLNAGNQLWADDVNAAGGICGRQIEIETVDHGYKADVAKTLYPQLEPNVLGMVQLLGSPVLAALEPNLIEDNMLAAPASWSSEVLDNPGIMMIGTTYDLEIVNGLAYLQQQGLLADGDTIGHIYIDGEYGGNGLKGSKYYAEQHGITINEAKVTSTDNDLTGIVTGMRGAGVKLIVLTTTPGQTASALAANQALGLNVPVLGNNPTFDPALLQTPAAGALGNLYVSASNAPFSSSNPKAVEVTTAYKEAYPDLPRNAGITTGYTEGLVWQNVLEAACEAGDLTRAGVKTALGTLTSVDTEGLVDVLDYSSPGAPPTRGVYIAQVDANAEGGLTEVAPLFTSPEAESYKAPFQQG, from the coding sequence ATGATCGCAGCACGGAGAGCCGGGCGGTCGGCGCTGATCGCCGGCGTCCTGACCAGCACGCTCGTGCTCGCCGCGTGCGGCAGCACGGCCGACACGTCGGGCGGCACCGAGGGCGCGGGTGGCGTGGCCACCGACTTCGGCGTCACGGACACCACGATCACGCTCGGGATCATGGGCGACACCTCCGGCGTGTTCAAGAACCTCGGCGCGGGTCTGAACGCCGGCAACCAGCTGTGGGCCGACGACGTCAACGCCGCCGGCGGCATCTGCGGCCGCCAGATCGAGATCGAGACCGTCGACCACGGCTACAAGGCCGACGTGGCGAAGACGCTGTACCCGCAGCTCGAGCCGAACGTGCTCGGCATGGTCCAGCTGCTGGGCTCCCCGGTGCTCGCGGCGCTGGAGCCGAACCTCATCGAGGACAACATGCTCGCCGCACCGGCGTCGTGGAGCTCCGAGGTGCTCGACAACCCGGGCATCATGATGATCGGCACCACCTACGACCTGGAGATCGTCAACGGCCTGGCCTACCTGCAGCAGCAGGGCCTGCTGGCCGACGGCGACACCATCGGCCACATCTACATCGACGGCGAGTACGGCGGCAACGGGCTCAAGGGCTCGAAGTACTACGCCGAGCAGCACGGCATCACGATCAACGAGGCCAAGGTGACCTCGACCGACAACGACCTGACCGGCATCGTCACCGGCATGCGCGGCGCGGGCGTCAAGCTCATCGTGCTGACCACGACGCCCGGCCAGACCGCGTCGGCGCTGGCCGCCAACCAGGCGCTCGGGCTCAACGTCCCGGTGCTGGGCAACAACCCGACCTTCGACCCGGCGCTGCTCCAGACGCCGGCCGCGGGTGCCCTGGGCAACCTCTACGTCTCGGCGTCCAACGCGCCGTTCTCCTCGTCGAACCCGAAGGCCGTCGAGGTGACGACCGCGTACAAGGAGGCGTACCCGGACCTGCCGCGCAACGCCGGCATCACCACGGGCTACACCGAGGGCCTCGTGTGGCAGAACGTGCTCGAGGCGGCCTGCGAGGCCGGTGACCTCACCCGGGCCGGCGTCAAGACCGCGCTGGGCACCCTGACCTCGGTCGACACCGAGGGCCTGGTCGACGTGCTCGACTACAGCTCGCCGGGCGCGCCCCCCACTCGCGGTGTCTACATCGCGCAGGTCGACGCGAACGCCGAGGGCGGCCTGACCGAGGTCGCGCCGCTGTTCACCTCGCCGGAGGCGGAGTCCTACAAGGCGCCGTTCCAGCAGGGCTGA
- a CDS encoding PspC domain-containing protein, translating into MEQSTGPLAPVSRPTVRLTRSRDDRMVAGVCGGTARALGVDPALVRLGLVLLTVFGAGAGAIAYVAAWILLPEEGAAV; encoded by the coding sequence ATGGAACAGAGCACCGGCCCCCTCGCCCCCGTCTCCCGCCCGACCGTCCGCCTGACCCGCAGCCGCGACGACCGCATGGTCGCCGGCGTCTGCGGCGGCACCGCCCGCGCGCTGGGCGTCGACCCGGCGCTCGTGCGCCTGGGCCTCGTCCTGCTCACCGTGTTCGGGGCGGGCGCGGGCGCGATCGCCTACGTCGCCGCCTGGATCCTGCTGCCCGAGGAGGGCGCCGCGGTCTGA
- a CDS encoding CDP-alcohol phosphatidyltransferase family protein: MPAPYPAGVRLLPNAVTVVALCAGLSSVYFALGERFDLAVLSVGVAALCDALDGRLARLLDASTRIGAELDSLADLVSFGVSPALVLYVWQLDQWQVGSEGRFGWVVALVFAVCMALRLARFNTLLDVEDPYPFAKEFFVGVPAPAAALVAGIPLFASLHFGEGWWSAPVVVGVWALVAAALMVSRLPTLSFKTVRVAPQLIAPLLVLVGLLTAVLVTAPFLTLVGVGVLYVAALPYAVHRYRWLARHPEAWDVGGRERRAVARAARSARRLGLRPPLRRRVAGRAGEVAGRARGAVAGAVRRLGDEGPPPRRAPGPAAQPPNRLRLGLRRVRRR, encoded by the coding sequence GTGCCCGCCCCCTACCCCGCAGGCGTCCGGCTGCTGCCCAACGCGGTCACGGTCGTCGCCCTGTGCGCGGGGCTGTCGTCGGTCTACTTCGCGCTCGGCGAGCGCTTCGACCTGGCCGTGCTCTCCGTCGGCGTGGCGGCGCTGTGCGACGCCCTCGACGGCCGCCTCGCCCGCCTGCTCGACGCGAGCACCCGCATCGGCGCCGAGCTCGACTCGCTGGCCGACCTCGTCTCGTTCGGCGTCTCGCCCGCCCTCGTCCTCTACGTCTGGCAGCTCGACCAGTGGCAGGTGGGCAGCGAGGGCCGCTTCGGCTGGGTCGTCGCGCTGGTGTTCGCGGTCTGCATGGCGCTGCGGCTGGCGCGGTTCAACACGCTGCTCGACGTCGAGGACCCGTACCCGTTCGCCAAGGAGTTCTTCGTCGGCGTGCCGGCGCCCGCCGCCGCGCTCGTCGCCGGGATCCCGCTGTTCGCCTCGCTGCACTTCGGCGAGGGCTGGTGGTCCGCGCCCGTCGTCGTCGGGGTGTGGGCGCTGGTCGCCGCCGCGCTGATGGTGAGCCGGCTGCCGACGCTGTCGTTCAAGACCGTGCGGGTGGCGCCGCAGCTCATCGCGCCGCTGCTGGTGCTGGTCGGGCTGCTGACCGCGGTGCTGGTCACGGCGCCGTTCCTGACCCTCGTCGGCGTCGGGGTGCTCTACGTCGCCGCGCTGCCCTACGCGGTGCACCGCTACCGCTGGCTGGCCCGGCACCCCGAGGCGTGGGACGTGGGCGGGCGCGAGCGCCGGGCCGTGGCCCGGGCCGCGCGCTCGGCCCGCCGCCTCGGGCTGCGCCCGCCGCTGCGCCGGCGCGTCGCGGGCCGGGCGGGCGAGGTGGCCGGGCGGGCGCGCGGGGCCGTCGCCGGGGCGGTCCGCCGGCTCGGGGACGAGGGGCCGCCGCCGCGGCGCGCCCCCGGCCCCGCGGCCCAGCCGCCCAACCGGCTGCGCCTGGGCCTGCGCCGCGTCCGCCGCCGCTGA
- a CDS encoding TIGR03086 family metal-binding protein codes for MTTDTTDPRPLYAAAIDWVCTLLPGATDLDAPTPCDEFDVRALLGHLVTTVERAHVVGEGGDAHSVPLVITGVADDAWADTYRAAADKALAVWSDDALLDSRVVVPWGTVPGRGALWGYLNETLVHGWDLAVATGQDPEADQDLAAVALDAARGFLPAGFRGGPVPFAAVVEPREGAGPTERLANWSGRAS; via the coding sequence ATGACGACCGACACCACGGACCCCCGCCCCCTCTACGCCGCCGCGATCGACTGGGTGTGCACATTGCTGCCCGGCGCCACCGACCTCGACGCCCCCACGCCCTGCGACGAGTTCGACGTCCGGGCCCTGCTCGGGCACCTGGTCACCACGGTCGAGCGCGCCCACGTCGTCGGCGAGGGCGGCGACGCGCACTCCGTGCCGCTCGTCATCACCGGGGTGGCCGACGACGCCTGGGCGGACACCTACCGCGCCGCGGCCGACAAGGCCCTCGCGGTGTGGAGCGACGACGCGCTGCTCGACAGCCGGGTCGTCGTGCCGTGGGGCACCGTCCCCGGCCGCGGCGCCCTGTGGGGCTACCTCAACGAGACCCTGGTGCACGGCTGGGACCTCGCCGTCGCCACCGGGCAGGACCCGGAGGCCGACCAGGACCTGGCCGCCGTCGCGCTCGACGCCGCGCGCGGGTTCCTGCCGGCCGGGTTCCGCGGCGGCCCCGTCCCGTTCGCGGCGGTCGTCGAGCCGCGCGAGGGGGCCGGCCCGACCGAGCGGCTCGCGAACTGGTCCGGGCGCGCCTCCTGA